In the Rubrivivax gelatinosus IL144 genome, AACCAGGCCAGGCCGTCGTCCTCGCCCAGCGTCGCCGAGGTGAAGATCCAGGCCCGCGGCGCGGCCTGGCGCTGCTCGGTCAGCATGTCGCGGATGTCCAGCGGCGACTCGACGAGCCTGGCCTGCAGCGGCGACAGGTCGATCCAGCGCACGCGGCCGTCGGCGGCCTCGTCGGCGAAACGCCCGGCCAGCTCGGCGATCGAGCGCACACGCTCCTGCAGACGCACGAAGTCGGGGCCGACGGCGGCGACGCCGGCCAGCGCGTCGGCGGCCGCGTCGGCCGCGGCCGCCAGCGCCGCCAGCGGCTCCTGCAGCCGGCCGTCGCGGGCGCGTTCGTCCCAGCGCAGCTTGATGACGCCGCGCACCTCGCGCAGCGCGCCGGCGCAGGCCAGGCGCAGTTCGCGTGCCGCCTTCTCCAGCCCGGCCTGCAGCTCGTGCCAGGGCATCAGGCCGCGTGCCTGCGCCAGGCCGACGGCCAGCAGGTCGCGGCCGACGTCGAGCACCTGGGCCGTGCCCAGCATCGTGCCGAGGAACTGCACCCCGGTCTCGACGAGCTGGTGGGCCTCGTCGAAGACCGCCGCGTCGACCGTCGGCAGCAGTTCGGCCACGCCGCTGTCGCGCAGCGCCATGTCGGCGAAGAACAGGTGGTGGTTGACGACGACCAGATCGGCGGCCATCGCGTCGCGCCGCGCCTGCATCACGTGGCAGTTGCGGTGCTCGGGACAGTCGGTGCCCAGGCAGTTGTCGCGTGTCGAGGTGACGATCGGGATCACCGGCGAGCGTTCGTCCAGGCCTTCGAGCTCGGCGAGGTCGCCGCTGCGGGTGGACAAGGCCCAGGTCTCGACGCGTGCGAGCTGGCGCACGGCGAAGCGGTCGGGCAGCTCGGCCGTCGTGCGCGCCTGTGCCAGGCGGTGGCGGCAGAGGTAGCTGGCGCGGCCCTTGAGCAGCGCCATGCGCACCGGCACGCCCAGCGCCTGCACCAGGCGCGGCAGGTCGCGCAGGAAGAGCTGGTCCTGCAGGCTCTTGGTCGCGGTGCTGACCAGCGCGCGCCGGTCCGACAGCAGCAGCGGCACCAGGTACGCGAAGGTCTTGCCGACGCCGGTGCCGGCTTCGGCGACCAGGGTCTCGCGGTCTTCGACGGCGCGCGCTACGGCCAGCGCCAGGCGGTCCTGCTGCTCGCGCGGGATGAAGTGGCTGTCGTGGCGCGCGAGCGCGCCATCGCTCGCGAAGGCCTCCGCGACGCGGTCGGCGAGATCCTGGCTCACGCGGGTTCGGGGGGTTCGAGCGCGTTCTCGAGC is a window encoding:
- a CDS encoding ATP-dependent DNA helicase, which gives rise to MSQDLADRVAEAFASDGALARHDSHFIPREQQDRLALAVARAVEDRETLVAEAGTGVGKTFAYLVPLLLSDRRALVSTATKSLQDQLFLRDLPRLVQALGVPVRMALLKGRASYLCRHRLAQARTTAELPDRFAVRQLARVETWALSTRSGDLAELEGLDERSPVIPIVTSTRDNCLGTDCPEHRNCHVMQARRDAMAADLVVVNHHLFFADMALRDSGVAELLPTVDAAVFDEAHQLVETGVQFLGTMLGTAQVLDVGRDLLAVGLAQARGLMPWHELQAGLEKAARELRLACAGALREVRGVIKLRWDERARDGRLQEPLAALAAAADAAADALAGVAAVGPDFVRLQERVRSIAELAGRFADEAADGRVRWIDLSPLQARLVESPLDIRDMLTEQRQAAPRAWIFTSATLGEDDGLAWFTSATGLEDATTLRVGSPFDYPNHARAWIPTRFPKPNEAAHPAAVGSLAARLAAALGGRTFVLTTTLRVLPQIAEALRTEAEWQGQSLEILVQGTQPRRALLQRFGDGRGAVLVGSQSFWEGIDMPGDALQCVLIDKLPFPPPNDPLVEARVRQLRAEGRDPFDAYFVAEAAVSLKQGAGRLIRTETDRGLLVVCDPRMRQMGYGTRLRAALPPMSWVGSEDEALDWLHELAAEH